Proteins encoded in a region of the Pocillopora verrucosa isolate sample1 chromosome 11, ASM3666991v2, whole genome shotgun sequence genome:
- the LOC136277070 gene encoding E3 ubiquitin-protein ligase TRIM71-like: MESLLKNLKEHVTCSICLDTYTKPKTIACLHTFCCECLERHALTRQKQGLYPCPECQAQVRIPEGNRFDNLPSSFLHNSLLSLLAVRHSGEGSEISCSTCQKRSAEINYCFDCEKFMCPDCVKAHEVFRESMFEGHKVTPVQQFQAADYEALLKRQSFCSENYHKKDVIRFFCVNCQSCVCQVCIATDHKSHDIVLLEKAADDEKVNIIARAQLVKGKKEACRGVIREFEKTELELETNITTAKRQVSQATEQMMGKLRQLEREAISALEKTRVSRIEKLHSGKASVVSFEKQLDQAFEFSNNLVNRSSSSDIMQNKKNVEERIEDLIKTTMPALPASSCVGFVTTCKPESLSLGFTKFSETDVQGSAVEGLDQNFQAGIEAELLICPKTSEGEIRNTQHTDRVEIHIDPADQVRSLVTSEKEDGNFQAKFVAKIPGTYKIEVKINGQKLARSSFSILVKVRELNIVGKLDIHGEMLQGPTGIAVNSKGVIAVADSEGHCILVFDETGKLVRKIGSYGDKDGQLKDPVDVTFLKDDEILVADQCNHRIQQLNVQTGNFVKSFGKLGSGDGEFKNPVSVCITSDGRFIVVADFNNSRIQVFTMDGEPVFKFGDSGPERLDYPAGCVCYEEKIFVTDKNNNYVKVFNERGQFLYKFGEKGNGDGQMNKLDGLCVDKHNNVFLCDGGNNRVQQFTLEGTFTGKTSSNIQFGWPGSVIPMLDDQIVVTDYIKKEVYILK; encoded by the coding sequence ATGGAGTCGCTtctaaaaaacctcaaagagcaTGTAACATGTTCGATTTGTTTGGATACTTACACTAAACCGAAGACCATCGCTTGCCTTCATACGTTCTGCTGTGAATGCCTGGAGAGACATGCATTGACGAGACAAAAACAAGGGTTGTATccatgccccgagtgtcaggcacaaGTTCGCATCCCTGAAGGAAATCGCTTTGATAATCTGCCGAGCAGTTTtctgcacaacagtttgttgagtcttcttGCTGTTCGACACAGTGGCGAAGGAAGCGAGATTAGCTGTAGTACATGCCAGAAGAGGAGCGCTGAGATCAACTACTGCTTTGACTGCGAGAAGTTTATGTGCCCAGACTGTGTGAAAGCACACGAAGTCTTTCGAGAAAGTATGTTTGAGggacacaaagtcacaccaGTGCAACAGTTTCAAGCCGCAGACTACGAGGCCTTGTTGAAAAGGCAGTCATTTTGCTCAGAGAATTACcacaaaaaagatgtgattCGTTTTTTTTGCGTGAACTGTCAAAGTTGTGTATGTCAAGTTTGCATCGCCACAGATCACAAAAGCCACGATATTGTTCTGCTTGAAAAGGCAGCCGACGATGAAAAAGTAAACATCATTGCCAGAGCGCAGCTGGTCAAAGGGAAGAAAGAGGCTTGCCGAGGTGTTATTCGTGAATTTGAGAAGACGGAACTTGAGTTAGAAACGAACATTACCACAGCTAAACGCCAAGTCTCTCAAGCAACCGaacagatgatgggaaagcTTCGCCAACTGGAGCGCGAAGCCATTTCTGCCCTCGAGAAGACTCGCGTGTCAAGGattgagaaattacattctggaaaagcatcggttgtgtcttttgaaaagcaacttgaccaagcatttgagttcagtaacaaCCTGGTTAACAGAAGCTCAAGTTCagacataatgcaaaacaagaaaaatgtagaagaacgaATCGAAGACCTCATCAAGACCACAATGCCAGCACTTCCGGCTAGCTCGTGTGTAGGATTTGTGACGACATGTAAACCAGAGAGTTTGAGTCTGGGATTTACGAAATTCAGCGAAACAGATGTGCAAGGATCGGCCGTAGAAGGACTGGATCAGAATTTCCAAGCTGGTATAGAGGCAGAGCTACTAATTTGTCCCAAAACAAgcgaaggagaaatcagaaacactcagcACACAGATCGTGTTGAAATACACATAGACCCTGCGGATCAGGTGAGGAGCTTGGTGacgagtgaaaaagaagatggaaatttccaagcaaaatttgtaGCGAAAATACCAGGTACTtataaaatagaagtaaagatAAATGGACAGAAACTTGCCCGGAGTTCATTTTCTATTCTGGTCAAAGTTCGAGAATTAAATATTGTAGGCAAGTTGGATATACATGGAGAAATGCTCCAAGGTCCAACCGGCATTGCAGTGAACAGCAAAGGTGTTATTGCTGTGGCTGATTCTGAAGGTCACTGTATCCTGGTATTTGATGAGACAGGAAAGCTTGTGCGAAAAATTGGTTCTTATGGAGACAAGGATGGACAATTAAAGGATCCAGTCGACGTCACATTCCTAAAGGATGACGAGATTCTGGTGGCTGATCAATGTAATCACCGAATACAGCAGTTGAATGtacagacagggaactttgtgaaaagctttggaaaactgggaagtggagatggagagtttaaGAATCCTGTAAGTGTTTGTATTACAAGTGATGGACGTTTTATCGTTGTAGCGGATTTTAATAACAgcagaattcaggtgtttacaatggatggtgaacctgtgtttaagtttggagacagCGGTCCAGAAAGGCTGGATTATCCCGCCGGCTGCGTTTGTTACgaggaaaaaatctttgtaaCTGACAAGAATAATAACTATGTGAAAGTGTTTAATGAGAGAGGACAGTTTTTGTataagtttggagaaaaaggaaacggtgatgGACAGATGAATAAGCTTGAtggcttatgtgttgacaaacataATAACGTTTTCTTATGTGATGGGGGAAATAATCGAGTTCAACAGTTTACATTGGAAGGaactttcactggaaagacaagTTCAAATATTCAGTTTGGATGGCCGGGGAGTGTCATCCCAATGCTAGATGATCAGATTGTGGTCACAGACTACATaaagaaagaagtttacattctgaaatga
- the LOC131785286 gene encoding E3 ubiquitin-protein ligase TRIM71-like, with translation MESLLKNLKEHVTCSICLDTYTKPKTIACLHTFCCECLERHALTSQKQGFYRCPECQAQIGIPEGKRFDNLPSSFLHNSLLSLLAVRRSGEGDEISCSTCQKKSAEINYCFDCEKFMCPDCVKAHEVFRETLFQGHKVTPVRQFQATDYEALLKRQSFCSVKYHEKEVTKFFCVGCQSCVCQVCIAIDHKSHDVVPLEKAADDEKANIIARAKLVKEMKEVCRGVIREFENTEHELETKITTAKRQVSQATEQMMGKLRQLQREAITALEKTRVSRIEKLHSGKASVVSLEKQLDQAFEFSNNLIERSSSSDIMQNKKNVEERIKDLIETTMPALPVSSCVEFVSTCEPESLSLGFTKFSKTDVQGSTVEGLDQNFQAGVEAELLICPKTSEGEIRNTQHTDRVEIHIDPADQVRSLVKSEKEDGNFQAKFVAKVPGTYKIKVKINGEKLAKSPFSILVKARELNIVGKLDIHGEMLRGPTGIAVNSKGVIAVADYHCILVFDETGKFVRKIGSYGDENGQLKNPVDVTFLNDDEILVADQFNHRIQQLNVQTGNFVKSFGKKGSGDGEFKFPVSVCITSDGRFIVVADSYNSRIQVFTMDGEPAFKFGNSGPQRLDHPFSCVCYEEKFIVTDKDNNCVKVFDGKGQFLYKFGEKGNGDGQLNQPHGLCVDKHNNVLICDEENNRVQQFTLEGTFTGKISTNFQLGYPWSVTPMLDNRILVTDFGVKEVYILK, from the coding sequence ATGGAGTCGCTtctaaaaaacctcaaagagcaTGTAACATGTTCGATTTGTTTGGATACTTACACTAAACCGAAGACCATTGCTTGTCTTCATACGTTCTGCTGTGAATGCCTGGAGAGACATGCACTAACGAGCCAAAAACAAGGGTTTTatcgatgccccgagtgtcaggcacaaATTGGCATCCCTGAAGGAAAGCGTTTTGATAATCTACCAAGCAGTTTtctgcacaacagtttgttgagtcttctcGCCGTTCGACGCAGCGGCGAGGGAGATGAAATCAGCTGTAGTACATGCCAGAAGAAGAGCGCTGAGATCAACTACTGCTTTGATTGCGAGAAGTTTATGTGCCCAGACTGTGTGAAAGCACACGAAGTGTTTCGAGAAACTTTGTTTCAAggacacaaagtcacaccaGTGCGACAGTTTCAAGCTACAGACTACGAGGCGTTGTTGAAACGGCAGTCGTTTTGCTCCGTTAAGTATCACGAGAAAGAAGTGACAAAGTTTTTCTGTGTGGGCTGTCAAAGCTGCGTGTGTCAGGTTTGCATCGCCATTGATCACAAGAGCCACGATGTTGTTCCGCTTGAAAAGGCAGCggacgatgaaaaagcaaacatcattgCCAGAGCAAAGCTGGTCAAAGAGATGAAGGAGGTCTGCCGAGGCGTTATTCGTGAATTTGAGAACACGGAACATGAGTTGGAAACGAAGATTACCACAGCTAAACGCCAAGTTTCCCAAGCAACCGaacagatgatgggaaagcTTCGCCAACTACAACGTGAAGCCATTACTGCCCTAGAGAAGACTCGCGTGTCAAGGattgagaaattacattctggAAAAGCATCGGTTGTCTCTTTGgaaaagcaacttgaccaagcatttgagttcagtaacaaCCTGATTGAAAGAAGCTCAAGTTCagacataatgcaaaacaagaaaaatgtagaagaacgaATCAAAGACCTCATCGAGACCACAATGCCTGCACTTCCGGTTAGCTCGTGTGTGGAGTTTGTGTCGACATGTGAACCAGAGAGTTTGAGTCTGGGATTTACGAAGTTCAGCAAGACAGATGTGCAAGGATCGACCGTGGAAGGACTGGATCAGAATTTCCAAGCTGGTGTAGAGGCAGAGCTACTAATTTGTCCCAAAACAAGtgaaggagaaatcagaaacactcagcACACAGATCGTGTTGAAATACACATAGACCCTGCGGATCAGGTGAGGAGTTTGGTGaagagtgaaaaagaagatggaaatttccaagcaaaatttgtaGCGAAAGTACCAGGTacttataaaataaaagtaaagataAATGGAGAGAAACTTGCCAAGAGTCCATTTTCTATTCTGGTCAAAGCACGAGAGTTAAATATTGTAGGCAAGTTGGATATACATGGAGAAATGCTCCGAGGTCCAACCGGCATTGCAGTGAACAGTAAAGGTGTTATTGCAGTGGCTGATTATCACTGTATCCTGGTATTTGATGAGACAGGAAAGTTTGTGCGAAAAATTGGTTCTTATGGAGATGAGAATGGACAATTAAAGAATCCAGTCGACGTCACATTCCTAAACGATGACGAGATTCTGGTGGCCGATCAATTTAATCACCGAATACAGCAGCTGAATGTACAGACAGgaaactttgtgaaaagctttggaaaaaagggaagtggagatggagagtttaaGTTTCCTGTAAGTGTTTGTATTACAAGTGATGGACGTTTTATCGTTGTAGCGGATTCTTATAATAgcagaattcaggtgtttacaatggatggtgaacctgCGTTTAAGTTTGGAAACAGTGGCCCACAAAGGCTGGATCATCCATTCAGCTGCGTTTGTTACGAGGAAAAGTTCATCGTAACTGACAAGGAtaataactgtgtgaaagtgtttgatgggAAAGGACAGTTTCtgtacaagtttggagaaaaaggaaacggtgatgGACAGTTGAATCAGCCACAtggcttatgtgttgacaaGCATAACAACGTTCTCATATGTGATGAGGAAAATAATCGAGTGCAACAGTTTACATTGGAAGGAACTTTCACTGGAAAGATAAGTACTAATTTTCAATTAGGATATCCCTGGAGTGTTACCCCGATGCTAGATAATCGGATTTTGGTCACAGACTTCGGAGtgaaagaagtttacattctgaaatga